The Elaeis guineensis isolate ETL-2024a chromosome 11, EG11, whole genome shotgun sequence genomic interval TTATGACATTTGCTGCATAACACCCAGCTCTTACACAGTCCTCTACACTCCTCTCTTGGACCAACTGAGACAGAAATCCTCCGACAAACGCATCACCTGCCAAAGTTTTCGCATAAGTGATAAGAAAACAGAGAATCAAGCGAAAAATATGATCCAGAAACCAATAATCATTGGACAAAAAGGAACAGAAAAGGCAGCATTAGTCATGTCAGCAATCTTAAATAGTCACAAAACAATCATGAGGGTTAGCAATTTGTCCTAGTGCCATAATGACGTCTGACATGTTCTTTTCAATAACAACCCATGGATGCTACCTCAGATGTAGGAAATACCTGCACCATTAGTATCGACCAGCTTCTCCTTCGGTAATACAATCACAGGGAACGTTTTCACCTGTTGCCAGGGTTCACAAAAGGAAAGGCCATGAGAAGTCATTCATAATCCCCAAAATTCCAAgactcatgacagcaatataacCCTATACATACTATCAGATACAGTGCAAAATCTCGTCCCATAAGTAACTTCACTTTCATGCCTTGGCAAATTACAATAAAATATCAACAATGTCCATAATGTTGCAAGATTTAATGTGTTGGGCAAGAAAATCCAAGCAAACAAGATGAACAATTGAATATGGTAGAGACAAGAACGTTGAGACAGATATCGAGTATATGAGAGGGGGATGATAAACTCATGGAGAACCAACCAAGATGGTAGGAACCTGGCTAGAGGTATCTAAGAAGCCCTGGTCATGAGACTAACTCAAACTTGTGCTGTAACAGTCATGAACAAGATTCGAACCAACAAAGATGGTGGTTGCACCAAAATATTTGGAAAGTTTGCAACAAAACCAGGGTAAGCTTTTTAATAGGAACATTATGTGAATATCGATTTGAAAAGCTGTCAAGAAATAGTTGGAAGAAGGATTGACAGTCTGCAAGCATCACATCTGTTTGATCATTAATCATGTATTTCTCCATATTCCCTGTTTCACTGTTTTAACTCAAGTGCTTTTAAGAAAAATTAATAGCTATGCAACAAATTTGGAGGAACAGTGAAATGAACACGCAAAATGCTAACCTTTCCATCATCAGCAACTATGACTGGATCACAACCTTGGGTGATAACGGTAATCCTCTTGTGCGTCCCAGATGCCTTGGGAAGTGCAGAAATCTTCAGAGCaatctcctcaacattctcagtCTAAGAATCATTGATAACCTATCAGAATGAGTCTCTAACAAGAGAAGTATAGAAAATAGAAAAGCTTTTTACCTCCCAACCACGAACTTTAGCAAAGGTCTTTGCTTCTGTTTCATTCCCAAAGAGATAGTCAACATACCTGAGaaaatgaataaaataaaattgttgcAATAAACCTTTAACAATTTTGACCAATGTCTTAAAATCTGGTCAGTGAACACATCAGCAAGTGGCAGGTTTGCTTTACTCTAGCCCCATGCTTGTTCAGTCAGTCAGAACAGCTTGAATTTGTCGACAATAaaccagaaagaaaaagaaaaatccaaGAGGATCTCTTTTAAGTAACTTTTGTAACAGGCATGTCTCTACTTCACCGTGTGAAAAAATAAGTCTAGATGTCATGCTAAATCAATGGCCAACAAAGGGATCCAGAAACAGTTTCTGACATTTTATGGTAAGGATGAGCTACTTACCATAATGCTTTCTCCTGAGCATCCCGGAAAAACTCGCAAATAAATGGAGCAGAAAGGTTCATCATAAATACCTGCAACAGAAAGAGCATGATGTGAGGGACTGAATGGTGTAACTCCAGTAATAAAATACATAAGAAGCCTAATGATGGAAAAGGAAAATTACCTTGTTCTTGGCTGCAGCATGCTCAGCAACAAGTTGAATGGACTCCGGAGACACCGTCAGGAAGAAACCAGCAATATAAATATAGTTTGCCTTTTCAACTGACAGAAGTAATACAATTAATGGAAAGTTGATGGAAGCTAAActaatgggttggaacaattagCATAAATTAATCATGTGCCCTTTCTTCAAATACAGACCGAGACTTCAAAGATGATTGAAGAATCATCTGTTACTTGTGAGACTATTCAAAAGGCAGTTCAGGAATGCAGTTTAAGGTAGGAAGGCTTCCCTTCAAAGGTTTCAGTGTGTATTGAATCTAGGTTCCCATTAGGTACCAAATAATATATTGTAAATAATTCATCGAGCTAAAATCATCTATGCTTTACTTTGAAAAGTTTATCAATGAAATATCCAATTACAAGCTCCAAAACTAAAATGATGAAAAACAAGCACTTGATGGTTAACCAATATAACAATGATTACTTAAACTGAAAAGACAGTCAAgtacaaaatttttattatttctgtcccattaagttatagaagaaagtTTCATATTCCAAGAGGTTAGAAATTCAAaggtatataataaataaaactattattatatgtatataaataaacTGCATAATTAGTTGGGATCGAATTGGATCAGGTCTAAAAACCTCTAAGCTAGACAGGACTGGAAAATTTCAATGGGCCAAATTTGGACCCATATTCATCAGCAGGTTGGAGCTGTCCAAGTAGGGACAGAGTCGAGTACCAAGTTTGTGGGCTGGAGTGACAGCCCTATCAAAGGTGGTGGTAACAGTGACAAGAGTTTCAACAAAAATGGTGGTTGCAGTAGCACTAGTAGTTATCACTGCTTCTATGTAAGCAAAGGCTATGCTAGTGCAAGCAAAATAGTAGCTACAATAGTTGCGAAAGCAGGAGCAGTGTTGGCAACAACAGCACCACCACCATTAGTCCTAATCGTGGTGTGGCTGGAAAGACTGCAATGTGGTGGTGAGATGGCAGTATTGACTACAAGAAAGGTAATAGTCATGGTAGCACAATAAAAGTAGCAACCATGGTAGTAATGGCAATGTGGCAAAAGATGATGAAGGGGGTGACAAAGTTGGTAGGTGGCAGCAATGTTGGTGTCACAGACAGAAGCATTGGTCATAGCATTGTCAATGGCAATAATAGTAGTGCGTATAAGGACCTCAAGTTGTAGCACTTCTCCTAAAGCTGTGAAACTGAAAGTGAAGAAAAGTTCTCATATGTTCAATTTTGTTCTCTCGATATTACATTTTGGGAAAAAAATGTTGGCAAGCATAGAAGAAACACAATGTGATGCATATGTTCCTTTTCTGTTTTAATTATATTTGCACAACCAATTATGTAAAAAAGGTCTCTCTCCCCCCACCATGCTCACCACCACACGCCGCACCtcctagaaaaaaaaataaaagcaaagcAAAACTAAAGATCCTCCAATTTTTTCCTTTCCTCGGTTCCCACCATAAGGAATGGGCTACGGGTAAGCATGCTCCATCACTCTTTCCTCTTAACAAAGTTTCAAAGTGTCATAGACTATCATCAACTACAGTTCTTTGTAACCTAGTTCAGACTAACTAAATTTAGA includes:
- the LOC105054498 gene encoding adenosine kinase 2 — encoded protein: MAYEGILLGMGNPLLDISAVVDEEFLKKYDIKLNNAILAEEKHVSMYDDLASKYTVEYIAGGATQNSIRVAQWMLQIPGATSYIGCIGKDKFGKEMKKKAKDSGVNGHYYEDETAPTGTCAVCVVGGERSLVANLSAANCYKSEHLKKPENWALVEKANYIYIAGFFLTVSPESIQLVAEHAAAKNKVFMMNLSAPFICEFFRDAQEKALWYVDYLFGNETEAKTFAKVRGWETENVEEIALKISALPKASGTHKRITVITQGCDPVIVADDGKVKTFPVIVLPKEKLVDTNGAGDAFVGGFLSQLVQERSVEDCVRAGCYAANVIIQRSGCTYPEKPDFE